The Opitutus sp. ER46 genome contains the following window.
CCGACAACCGCGGCTTCTTCCAGGCCCTCGAGTTGGACGGCGTGCGCCAGGTGTTCCTGAAGGACGACCCGTTCCCCGCCGCCGCGGTTACCACCTGGCCGGCTGTCGAAGCGCTCCAGCGGGTCCTCGCCGACGTCGGCGCCACGCGCCCGAAGCGCGATGCCGTTGACGCGCGTCTTGTCGCCCATGTCCGCGAGCGCACCGGCCGGATCATCGATTCGCAGGCCGACGTTGGCGGCTGGCCGGAACTCATTTCCCTTCCCGCCCCGAAAGACTCCGACCAGGACGGCATGCCCGACGATTGGGAAGTCGCTCATGGCCTCGATCCCGCCGCAGCCGCCGATGGCAACGGCGACCGGGATCAGGACGGCTACACCAATATTGAGGAGTACCTCAACAGCCTCGCCGCGTCTGCGGTACCTTCCGCCGGCGCCGCGTAAGCTTGGCGGCAAACACCGCCATTTCCTGCAATCGGATGCGCGCGGAGGCCCGCCCCTTTTTCTTGTCCCCGCCGTTCAGCGCAGCTTCAGCGTGTCGCCTTCGAACGTGAGATCGAGCGCCGGCACGACGACCGCCTTGCGGCTGCCTTCCTTGCGCACGCGGCCGGCCAGCCAGGCGTCGTAACCCGTGGCCTTGGCGGCGGCGAGCGTCGCCTCGACGTTCTCCGGCGCGACATAGGCGGCAAAGCCGATGCCCATGTTGAAGGTGGCGTACGCTTCGCGCTGCGCGATCGGGCCCGCCTCCATCATGAACTGGAACAACGCCGGCGCGGGCCGCGGCTGCGTGATCTCGTACACGAAAGCCTCGTCCAGACGCATAAGCTTGCGCCAGCCGTGACCGGTCACGTGCGCGACGTAGTTCAGCTTGATACCCCGCCGCTGGCACTCGCGCACGAACGCGACGTAGATGACCGACGGCGCCAGCAGCGCTTCGCCAAATGTGCGCGCGTCGCCATGCCCAATCGGGGTCTGAAAGCCGTCGCGGAGTTGCCCGGCCATCTTGCGGCAGAGGGACAGCCCGTTTGTCTGCACGCCGGAACTCGCCAGGAAGATGATGCCGTCGCCGTCCTTCACGTCGCCGACGATGCGCAAGTGCTTCGGACTGATCCGGCCGATGGCCGAACCCGCCAGCACGATGGCCTTCGGCTCCACGACGCCGCCAAGGGTCGGCGTCTCACCGCCGCCCCACACCGCGCCGGCGGTGCGACAGCCTTCCGCAAAGCCGTCCACCAGCGCTCGGGTGCGGGTCGCGTCCGCAAACCAGCCGGAGTCGCCCACCGCCGCATGCATCGCGACCGAGATTGGAAGCGCCCCGCAGGTAATCAGGTCGTTGACGATCGTGGCCACGGTATCGATCGCGACTTCGCGATAGAAACACTTGCCCGTCGCGGCATACACCGCATCCGCCACGAGGTTCTTCGTGCCGAGGCCCTCCTCGACATGGGCCAGGAAATGGTCGGCCGCCTCGATCAGGTACGCGCTCTCGCCGCGGGTCGTCGCCGGCTCCGCATAGCCGTGCGCCGCCAGCGCTCCCGCGGTGGTGCGCGCCGCCTGCTGGCAGGCACGCTTGAACGCATCAAGCTGGTCGTAACGAACACCGGAGGACTCGTAGCTGAGGGACATGGAAGTGGACGCGGGAGGAATTAGCGGTTTCCGGGATGAAAGCCGATCTTCGGCTTCACCGGCTCCTCGGCCTCGGGGGCGTCGAGCAGCGGCTGGAGCCGATCGATGATCTCGCGCAGAACGGAATCGTGCTCGATCAGCCGGCGGTCGATCTCGGCCAGGCGCTTCAGGATGCGGGAGGACGTGAGCATCTCGTCGCGCATCTGCACGAACGCCCGCACGAGGTAGATGCTCATCTGCACCGCCTTCCGGCTGTTCAGCACCGACGCGGCCATCAGCGCGCCGTGCTCCGTGAATACCTGCGGAATCGTCCGCCGTCCACCGCGTCCCTTTGCGGTCGCAAATTGCGACCTCAAACCCGCGAACTCCTCCGCCGTCAGGGCAAACGCGAAATCGTCGGGGAAACGCGCCCGGTTGCGTCGCACCGCCTCGTTCAGCCGCTTCGTCGGGACGCCGTACAACCGGGCGAGATCGGCGTCACTGACGACTTTCCGACCGCGCACGGTCAGAATCGTCGGCAACACCGGCTCGTTCGGGGTTCGCGCCATGATCAGTACGCCCGGCCCTCGTGCTTCTCGTAATAGTTCACGTACGCCTGGTTCACCACGCGGTAGCCGCCGGGGGTCGGGTATTTGCCCGTGAAATACCAATCGCCAGTGTGATTCGGCAGCGCGGCATGCAGGTTCTCGATCGTCTGGAAGATGATCTCGATTTCGCCCTTCCATTCGATGCCGGTCGGGCGGACGCGATCCACGATCTTCCGCGAGATCTCCTCCGGCGTGAACGGCTCGTAGATCTTGCGGACCTGATTCACCGTCCCGCCCCGCGCGATCTCGTCGGCGCAGGCGCGGTACACTTCCTCGAGGAGGCTCGCCTGCCCGCGTTCGCGCAACAGCTCCACCGCGGCTTCGAAGGCGATGAATTTGCCGAGCTCCGACATGTCGATGCCGTAGCAGTCCGGGTAGCGGATCTGCGGCGCCGTCGAGACGATCACAATCTTGCGCGGGTTGAGCCGCGCCAGGATGCGCAGGATCGAGCGCCGCAGCGTGGTGCCGCGCACGATCGAGTCGTCCACGCACACGAGGTTGTCACCCGGCTGCACCGACCCGTAGGTGATGTCGTAGACGTGGCTGGCAAGCTGATTGCGCAGGCTCTCCTGCCCGATGAACGTCCGCAGCTTGATATCCTTGCTGACCACCTTCTCGCCGCGCGGCCAGTTGCGCAGGATCAGGTCGTCAACCATCGCCTCGGTCAGCGTGCCTTGCCGGCTCGCGTCCATGATCGCCTTCTTCACCTCGTCGCGCCGGCGCTCGCGCAGCGTCGACATGAGGCCGTAGTAGGCCACCTCGGCGGTGTTGGGGATGAAGTTGAAGACGGTGTGCGCCCAATCGTGGTCGATGGCCTTGATCACCTGGTCGGCGAGGCCGCCGCCGAGCGCCTTCCGCTCCTGGTAGATGTCGATGTCGTTGCCGCGCGAGAAATAGATCCGCTCGAAGGAACACGAGGACCGCGGCATCGGCGCCGTGAAGGGCGCCACGCTCAATGTGCCGCGCTTCTTGATCACGAGCACGTTGCCCGGCGGGATCTCCTTCACCTGCGGCACCTGCAGATCGAACACCGTCATCAGCGGCGCCCGCTCCGAGGCCACCGCGACCACTTCGTCGTTCTGGAAATAGAAGGCCGGCCGGATTCCCGAGGGATCCCGCGCCACAAAGGCGTCGCCGTTGCCGATCAGGCCCGCGATGGCGTAGCCACCATCCCACTTTTTCGAGGCGCGGGTGATGACGCGCGTCAGGTCGAGATCCTCGCTGATCCGCCGGGAAATCTCCTCGCCGGAGAGTCCGCGCGTGCGCAGGAACCGGTAGATGTCCTCATGCTCCTCATCGAGGAAGAAGCCGACTTTCTCCAACACCGCCTGCGTGTCCGACGCGAAGATCGGGTGCTGCCCGATCGCAATCAGGCTGTTGTTCAGCTCCCGCGTGTTCGTGAGGTTGAAATTGCCGCAGAGCGCCAGGTTGCGCGTCGGCCACGAGCTGCGCCGGAAATAGGGGTGGCACGCACTGACGCCATAGCCGCCGCTCGTACCGTAGCGGAGATGGCCGAGGTAGAGCTCCGCGCCGAAATCAAAGTGCTGCTTCACCGTGTCCGGAAACTCCGGATGCACTTCGCCCCGGGAGACCAGATCCTTGAAGCGGCCAAGCAGCTGGCCGAAAACGCGATCGAGCGGGTTGGGCTCGGTATTGCGCTCCCGGAACATGTACGGATCGCCGGGAGGCATGTCGAATTTCACACAGGCCACGCCCGCTCCGTCCTGGCCGCGGTTGTGCTGCTTCTCCATGAGCAGGAACAGCTGCGTAAACCCCCAAAGCGCCGAGCCATACTTCTCCTGGTAGTAGCTCAACGGCTTCAGCAGGCGCACCATCGCGATGCCGCATTCGTGCGTCAGGAGGGAATCCCGTCGCTCCACCACCTCGTCCATCATTTCGTCGCTCATGTTGGTAGGCCAGTCCTCGAGGGAATGTCCGATTCCAGTCTCAGCAACACCCGCAGGCCGGCCGGACCGGCTCGGTTGAGGTCGGGAAGGCGCGGCAGGAAGTCGGAAATCGTCGGGCAACACGCTGAAAAGGCGGTGATTTCGGGGCGCGGGCGGGAATGGTCAACGGCTTTTCTCGGCCGGCTTCTTCACGTCATGTAAATCGCCCTCCCAGCATCACGAAACGCGAGCCGCCGCGGCGCTTTCATCCTCGGGTCCGGCCCAAGCCGTCTTCGCCGCAACAGGTTGCGGGCACACGCAAGCCGGTGGCGCGCGTCGCCCCTAGGGCACGCCCCAAGGCTCGGTTTATGACGCAGTTCGCCCGGCGTTTTTCTCCTTCGCGCCCGACCGCCAGACCCGGCGCCCCCATCGCCCTCCGCCAGCCCCCTTGACCACCCCCGGCTTGTTGTTGAGCGTCATTCCTTCCTGCCATGCTGATCCTCCGCGGCTCACCTGCCCTCTCCCCGTTTCGCCTCCAGAAACTGCTCCAGGACCTGACGTCCGCCGGCGTCCCAGCCGCCGGCCTCAGCGCCGAGTTCGTGCACCTGGTCGAGACCACGGGAGAGCTGTCCGCCGCGGAGCGCGAGGTCCTCGAAAAGATCCTCACGTACGGCCCGAGCCGCGAAGCCAAGCCGGTGACCGGCTGGCTGCAGGTGGTCGCCCCGCGCCCCGGCACGATTTCCCCGTGGTCCTCGAAGGCGACCGATATCGCCCACATCTGCGGCGTCGCCCAGGTGAAGCGGATCGAGCGGGTCATCGCGTATGTCGTAGACCCCGGGTCCAGCCGCCTGACCACCGTGCAGCGCGCCGCCACCGCCGCCCGACTGCACGACCGCATGACCCAGGCGATCTTCAACGACCTCGAAAGCGCGGCGGTGCTCTTCCAGCACGAGGCGCCTCGCCCGCTGACCACCGTTCCCGTGCTCGCGCAAGGCCGCACCGCCCTGGTCGCCGCCAACCAGACGCTCGGGCTGGCGCTGGCCGACGACGAGATCGACTACCTCGTGAAAGCGTTCACCGGCCTCGGCCGCGACCCGAACGACGTCGAGCTGATGATGTTCGCGCAGGCCAACTCCGAGCACTGCCGGCACAAGATCTTCAACGCCACCTGGGAAATCGACGGCGAGGCGCGGGACCGCTCGCTGTTCCAGATGATCAAGAACACGTACCAGCTGCACCAGGACGGCATCCTCTCCGCGTACAAGGACAATGCCGCCGTTCTCGTCGGCTCCCGCGGTGGCCGGTTCTTCGTCGACCCCAAGACGGGCGACTACGCCGCACACGAGGAGGACATCCACATCCTGTGCAAGGTGGAGACGCACAACCACCCCACCGCCATCTCGCCGTTCCCCGGCGCCGCCACCGGCTCCGGCGGCGAAATCCGCGACGAGGGCGCCACCGGCTGCGGCGGCAAGCCCAAGGCCGGCCTCACCGGCTTCACCGTCTCCAATCTCCGGATTCCCGGCGCCGTGCAGCCTTGGGAAAAGGACCACGGCAAGCCGAACCGCATCGTCTCCGCCCTCGACATCATGATCGACGGCCCGCTCGGCGGCGCCGCGTTCAACAACGAGTTCGGCCGGCCCAACATCAACGGCTACTTCCGCACCTTCGAGGCCAAGGTTCCCGCCGCGCCGTCCGCTTCCGGCGGCACGTCCGAGCTGCGCGGCTATCACAAGCCCATCATGCTCGCCGGCGGCCTCGGCAACATCCGCGCCGAGCATATTCGCAAGGGTGAGATCAGACCGGGCGACAAGCTCGTCGTCCTCGGCGGCCCGGCGATGCTCATCGGCCTCGGCGGCGGCGCCGCCAGCTCCATTGCCAGCGGCCACGGCAACGAGGACCTCGATTTCGCCAGCGTGCAGCGCGACAATCCCGAGATGGAACGCCGCTGCCAGGAGGTCATCGACCGCTGCTGGGCCCTCGGCGCCGACAACCCCATCGCCTTCATCCATGACGTCGGCGCGGGCGGGCTCTCGAACGCCCTCCCCGAGCTCGTCAACGACGGCGGCCGCGGCGGTCGTTTCAACCTGCGCAAGGTGCCGAACGACGAGCCGGGCATGACCCCGCTCGAGATCTGGTGCAACGAGTCGCAGGAACGCTACGTGCTCGCCGTTCCGGCCGACCGCATCGACGCCTTCGCCGCGCTCTGCGCCCGCGAGCGCTGCCCGTTCGCCATCGTCGGCGAGGCTACGGAGGAAAAGCGGCTCGTCCTCGAGGACCCGCATTTCAAAAACACGCCGATCGACATGCCGCTCGAGGTTCTCCTCGGGAAGCCGCCGCGCATGCACCGCCGCGAGCAGTCACTGCGCCGCCCGCAGTTCCCGCTTACACTCCCGGAATCCGTCACCGTGCTCGAGGCCGCCCGCCGCGTCCTCGCCCACCCCGCCGTCGCCGACAAGACGTTCCTCATCTCCATCGGCGACCGCACCCTCGGCGGCCTGATCTGCCGCGACCAGATGGTCGGTCCCTGGCAGGTTCCCGTCGCCGACTGCGGCGTCACCGCCGCCGCGTACGACGTGTACACCGGCGAGGCCATGGCCATGGGCGAGCGTACCCCGGTCGCCGTCAACAACGCCGCCGCCTCCGCCCGCCTCGCCGTCGGCGAAGCGCTCACCAATCTCGCCGCCGCCCAGATCGGCGATCTCGGCAAGGTCAACCTCTCCGCCAACTGGATGGCCGCGCCCGCCGTCCCCGGCGACGCCGCCGATCTCTACGCTGCCGTCCACGCCGTCGGCATGGAGCTCTGCCCGCAGCTCGGAATCACCATTCCGGTGGGCAAGGATTCCATGAGTATGAGCACGGTGTGGTCCGACACCGAGGGCCAGAAGCGCATCACCGCCCCCGTCTCCCTCATCGTCTCCGCCTTCGCCCCGTGCGCCGACGTCCGCCGCACGCTCACGCCCCAGTTGCAGACCGACGGCTCGGCCGCCGACTCCGTCCTCCTGCTCATCGACCTCGGCCGCGGCCGGAATCGCCTCGGCGGCTCCATCCTCGCGCAGGTGTATTCGCAGATCGGCGCGGAGACGCCCGACGTCGACCACGCCGCCGAACTAAAAGGCTTCTGGAACGCGATTCAGCAGCTCGGCCGCGACCAGAAGATTCTCGCCTACCACGACCGCTCCGATGGCGGTCTCCTCGTCACCGCGCTCGAGATGGCCTTCGCCGGCAACGTGGGGGTGGACCTCGAACTCGCCCCGGGCGTCGATGCTTTCCCCGTCCTCTTCGCCGAGGAACTCGGCGCCGTCATTCAGGTGCGCAACGACGACCTCGACGCCGTCCACGGCGTCCTCCGCCAGCACGGCCTGAAGGCCCGCGTCACGCGCATCGGTCAACTCAACGGCGACCAGACGTTCCGCGTCCGCCGCACGGGCAAGGTCTTCCTGAACGAACCGCTGGCCGCGCTGCGCGCGATCTGGTCCGATGTCACCCGGCAGATTTCCCTCCGCCGCGACAACCCCGCGTGCGCCGAGCAGGAATACCGCCTCAAGCTCGACCCGCAGCACCGCGGGATCACGCCCGTGCTCACGTTCGATGTGCAGGCGACCCGCTCGGACCTCGCGGCGAAGCTCGCCAGCGACGCCGCAGGCGAAAACGCGCCCGCGCCCGGCAGCGCCCTCGATGCCAGTCATGTGGCGCTGGCCCGCACCCGCCGTGCGCGTCCCGCCGTCGCCATCCTGCGCGAGCAGGGTGTCAACGGCGAGGTCGAGATGGCCGCGGCCTTTACCCGCGCCGGCTTCCGCGCGGTCGACGTGCACATGACCGACGTCCTGGCGGGCCGGATTTCCCTGCGCGATTTCCGCGGCCTCGCGGCCTGCGGTGGGTTCAGCTACGGCGACGTGCTCGGCGCCGGCGAGGGCTGGGCCAAGAGCATCCTGTTCCACGAGCGCGCCCGCGCGGAATTCAGCGCCTTCTTCGCCCGCGAGGACGCCTTCGCCCTCGGCGTGTGCAACGGCTGCCAGATGATGAGCAACCTGCACTCCATTATCCCGGGCGCCGAGCAGTGGCCGCACTTCGTCCAGAACAAGTCCGAACGCTACGAGGCGCGGTTCGTCTCCCTGCAGATCGAGTCGAGCCCGAGCGTGTTCTTCACCGGCATGGAGGGCTCGGTCATCCCGATCGCCGTCGCCCATGGCGAGGGGTATGCGGAGTTCAAGGACGCTGCCGCGGCGCAGCGCTGCAACGCATCGGGCCTGGTCGCGGCGCGGTACGTGGACAGCCACCACCAGCCCACCGAGGTGTATCCACTGAATCCCAACAGCTCGCCTTTCGGCATCACCGCCCTCACGACCGCCACCGGGCGCGCCATGATCATGATGCCGCACCCGGAGCGCGTCTTCCGCAGCGTCACCATGAGCTGGCATCCGGCGGACTGGGGCGAGGATTCGCCCTGGATGCAGCTGTTCTACAACGCCCGCCGGTGGGTGGGCTAAGTCGCGCCGGCCGTGCGGGTAGTACCACGGGCGGACTCTCGCCCGCCCCGGGGCACCGCGTCGTTTGACGGCGGCGCGGAACGTCTCGCCCAGCCCACCGCGGCCGAGCGGCCGCGCGGCCTGCGGCGGGCGGCCGGTGGACAACTCAGACCAAACGCACGATCCTGCGCCCATGCCTGACACACGGCCTCAACCCGAACGCCTTCCGGAGCCGCGCATCCTGCCGCCGGCCGAGGCGCTGCTCGCGGCCGAAAGCGGTGGCGGCACGCCTTGCGAACGCGCCGCGCCCGAGCGCATCCGCAAGGGCACGCCCGCGTTTCGGCGGATTGCGTTCGCCATGCTCGCGGCGGGTTTCGCTACGTTTGCGCTGCTCTACGCCGTGCAGCCGCTGATGCCGATCTTCGCGCGGGAGTTCTCGCTGCATGCCGCCTCGAGCAGCCTCGTGCTGTCCATCTCCACCGGGCTCCTCGCCGGCGGGCTGATCCTCACCGGACCGCTCTCGGACGCCGTGGGGCGCCGGCCCGTCATGATGATCGCGTTGTTCGGCTCGGCCCTCGGCACCCTGGGCAGCGCGGTGATGCCAACGTGGCACGGCGTGCTGTTCATGCGCGCGATCATCGGGCTCTCCCTCAGCGGACTCGTGGCGGTGGCGATGACGTACCTCAGCGAGGAGATCCATCCGGAGGTTCTCGGCTGGTCGATGGGCCTGTACATCAGCGGCAACGCGCTGGGCGGGATGCTCGGCCGCCTGATCGTCGGCGTGATCGTCGACTTCGTTTCCTGGCGCGTCGCCCTTGGCGTGCTGGGCGGACTGGGGCTCATCGCCGCGCTGCTTTTCGCCCGGCTCGCGCCCGCCTCCCGCCATTTCCGGCCCACGCCGCTGCACTGGGCCCATCTGCGCGCCGGCTTTGCGCTCCACCTGCGCGACGGCGCGTTGCCGTGGCTGTTCGCCGAGGGCTTCCTGCTGATGGGCGGCTTCGTCACCCTCTTCAACTACATCAGTTACCGCCTGCTGGCGCCCCCGTACCTCCTGAGCCAGGCGATCGTCGGCTGCATCTCCGCCGTGTATCTGATCGGCATGTACAGCTCGGCGCGCGTGGGCGCGTTGGCGGACAAGCTCGGCCGGCGGCGCGTGCTGTGGGTCGTCACCGCGACGATGCTCGCCGGCGTGCTGGTGACGCTCGCGCGGCCGTTGCCGGTCGTGCTCCTCGGGATGTTGATCTTCACCTTTGGCTTTTTCGGCGCCCACTCGGTCGCCAGCAGTTGGATCGGCCGCCGCGCCCGCCAGGCCCGAGGACAGGCATCCTCGCTCTACCTCCTCGCCTACTATCTCGGTGGCAGCATCGCCGGCACGCTCGGCGGCTACTGGTGGCACCTCGCCGGCTGGCCCGGCGTCGCGCTGTTCATCGCCGCGTTGCTTCTGGCCGCGCTCCTTGTCGCCGTCCGCCTCATCCGCGTCCCGCCGCTCACCGCCGCGTGACCGGCGCCGCGCGTCGCTTACGGCGAAACGTCACGCGCGTGACGCTGCGCCGTCCCAGTGGAAGACCTCCTCCATGCCGGCCCACCACTCGCCCGCGGCGCGAGTCTCGAGCGGATGCTGGCAGGGGATGCAGACGCTCCACCAGCGCTGGGTGGTCGGGTCGGCGGCCATCTTGGCCATGTCGGCGGCGTAGTCGGTGCCGACGTACTCGAAGTACGAGAACAGGACCGGCTGCCCGTCATCGAGCTTCCGGAGGTAGATCGAGTAGTTGCGGATGTTGCACGCGCTGATCATGCGCAGCACATCGGGCCACACGGCCGCATGCAGGCGTTTGTATTCCTCCACCTTCTCCGGGTGCAGCCGGATGACCGAGCCATAGCGTTTCATAAGGGATCTCCTAGTGGATGGCGGCCGCGAGGTCACCGACGTAATTGCCATAGGTCAGGAGCAGGACGGCGCCAACCAGGATGACGAGCGCGGCGGCGATCGTCTGGTCCGTGAGGCGGCGGCAGTTGCGCCATTCGCGCAGGACGATCCCGACCACGTTGCTGATCAGGACCAGCATGATCATGTGGATGGCCCAGCTGGTGAACTTGTAGTGGCCCATCCGCACGTGCCCGAGATTGTAGAAGAAGAACTGGCCGTACCAGAACGTGCCCGTGAGCACCGCGAGCCCCCAATTGACGGAGAGCCGCGCGCCCGCCGGCGCCGTCGCCGGCAGCGCCACGACTTCGCGCAGCGTGCCCTGGCGCACGTGCAGGAACAGGCAATAGAGGGCGGTCGTGAGAAACGCGCCCGTATTGGAAAAGACGTACACCACGTTGCCGCGCCACACGCCGGCGCCATGCGCCGTAGCCACGTCCGCAATCGGATCGCCCGCCTCGAGCGCAAACCCGTACACCGCCGAGAGCACGCCCGCCAGGAGCGAGAGCGCGAGGCCCTTGCCGAGCGAGAAGGAGCCGCGGGCCGATGCCGCGGTGAGATCCTTCTCCTTCAGCCGGCCG
Protein-coding sequences here:
- a CDS encoding AIR synthase-related protein, with the protein product MSLSYESSGVRYDQLDAFKRACQQAARTTAGALAAHGYAEPATTRGESAYLIEAADHFLAHVEEGLGTKNLVADAVYAATGKCFYREVAIDTVATIVNDLITCGALPISVAMHAAVGDSGWFADATRTRALVDGFAEGCRTAGAVWGGGETPTLGGVVEPKAIVLAGSAIGRISPKHLRIVGDVKDGDGIIFLASSGVQTNGLSLCRKMAGQLRDGFQTPIGHGDARTFGEALLAPSVIYVAFVRECQRRGIKLNYVAHVTGHGWRKLMRLDEAFVYEITQPRPAPALFQFMMEAGPIAQREAYATFNMGIGFAAYVAPENVEATLAAAKATGYDAWLAGRVRKEGSRKAVVVPALDLTFEGDTLKLR
- a CDS encoding ORF6N domain-containing protein gives rise to the protein MARTPNEPVLPTILTVRGRKVVSDADLARLYGVPTKRLNEAVRRNRARFPDDFAFALTAEEFAGLRSQFATAKGRGGRRTIPQVFTEHGALMAASVLNSRKAVQMSIYLVRAFVQMRDEMLTSSRILKRLAEIDRRLIEHDSVLREIIDRLQPLLDAPEAEEPVKPKIGFHPGNR
- a CDS encoding amidophosphoribosyltransferase — protein: MSDEMMDEVVERRDSLLTHECGIAMVRLLKPLSYYQEKYGSALWGFTQLFLLMEKQHNRGQDGAGVACVKFDMPPGDPYMFRERNTEPNPLDRVFGQLLGRFKDLVSRGEVHPEFPDTVKQHFDFGAELYLGHLRYGTSGGYGVSACHPYFRRSSWPTRNLALCGNFNLTNTRELNNSLIAIGQHPIFASDTQAVLEKVGFFLDEEHEDIYRFLRTRGLSGEEISRRISEDLDLTRVITRASKKWDGGYAIAGLIGNGDAFVARDPSGIRPAFYFQNDEVVAVASERAPLMTVFDLQVPQVKEIPPGNVLVIKKRGTLSVAPFTAPMPRSSCSFERIYFSRGNDIDIYQERKALGGGLADQVIKAIDHDWAHTVFNFIPNTAEVAYYGLMSTLRERRRDEVKKAIMDASRQGTLTEAMVDDLILRNWPRGEKVVSKDIKLRTFIGQESLRNQLASHVYDITYGSVQPGDNLVCVDDSIVRGTTLRRSILRILARLNPRKIVIVSTAPQIRYPDCYGIDMSELGKFIAFEAAVELLRERGQASLLEEVYRACADEIARGGTVNQVRKIYEPFTPEEISRKIVDRVRPTGIEWKGEIEIIFQTIENLHAALPNHTGDWYFTGKYPTPGGYRVVNQAYVNYYEKHEGRAY
- the purL gene encoding phosphoribosylformylglycinamidine synthase; the encoded protein is MLILRGSPALSPFRLQKLLQDLTSAGVPAAGLSAEFVHLVETTGELSAAEREVLEKILTYGPSREAKPVTGWLQVVAPRPGTISPWSSKATDIAHICGVAQVKRIERVIAYVVDPGSSRLTTVQRAATAARLHDRMTQAIFNDLESAAVLFQHEAPRPLTTVPVLAQGRTALVAANQTLGLALADDEIDYLVKAFTGLGRDPNDVELMMFAQANSEHCRHKIFNATWEIDGEARDRSLFQMIKNTYQLHQDGILSAYKDNAAVLVGSRGGRFFVDPKTGDYAAHEEDIHILCKVETHNHPTAISPFPGAATGSGGEIRDEGATGCGGKPKAGLTGFTVSNLRIPGAVQPWEKDHGKPNRIVSALDIMIDGPLGGAAFNNEFGRPNINGYFRTFEAKVPAAPSASGGTSELRGYHKPIMLAGGLGNIRAEHIRKGEIRPGDKLVVLGGPAMLIGLGGGAASSIASGHGNEDLDFASVQRDNPEMERRCQEVIDRCWALGADNPIAFIHDVGAGGLSNALPELVNDGGRGGRFNLRKVPNDEPGMTPLEIWCNESQERYVLAVPADRIDAFAALCARERCPFAIVGEATEEKRLVLEDPHFKNTPIDMPLEVLLGKPPRMHRREQSLRRPQFPLTLPESVTVLEAARRVLAHPAVADKTFLISIGDRTLGGLICRDQMVGPWQVPVADCGVTAAAYDVYTGEAMAMGERTPVAVNNAAASARLAVGEALTNLAAAQIGDLGKVNLSANWMAAPAVPGDAADLYAAVHAVGMELCPQLGITIPVGKDSMSMSTVWSDTEGQKRITAPVSLIVSAFAPCADVRRTLTPQLQTDGSAADSVLLLIDLGRGRNRLGGSILAQVYSQIGAETPDVDHAAELKGFWNAIQQLGRDQKILAYHDRSDGGLLVTALEMAFAGNVGVDLELAPGVDAFPVLFAEELGAVIQVRNDDLDAVHGVLRQHGLKARVTRIGQLNGDQTFRVRRTGKVFLNEPLAALRAIWSDVTRQISLRRDNPACAEQEYRLKLDPQHRGITPVLTFDVQATRSDLAAKLASDAAGENAPAPGSALDASHVALARTRRARPAVAILREQGVNGEVEMAAAFTRAGFRAVDVHMTDVLAGRISLRDFRGLAACGGFSYGDVLGAGEGWAKSILFHERARAEFSAFFAREDAFALGVCNGCQMMSNLHSIIPGAEQWPHFVQNKSERYEARFVSLQIESSPSVFFTGMEGSVIPIAVAHGEGYAEFKDAAAAQRCNASGLVAARYVDSHHQPTEVYPLNPNSSPFGITALTTATGRAMIMMPHPERVFRSVTMSWHPADWGEDSPWMQLFYNARRWVG
- a CDS encoding MFS transporter, with the protein product MPDTRPQPERLPEPRILPPAEALLAAESGGGTPCERAAPERIRKGTPAFRRIAFAMLAAGFATFALLYAVQPLMPIFAREFSLHAASSSLVLSISTGLLAGGLILTGPLSDAVGRRPVMMIALFGSALGTLGSAVMPTWHGVLFMRAIIGLSLSGLVAVAMTYLSEEIHPEVLGWSMGLYISGNALGGMLGRLIVGVIVDFVSWRVALGVLGGLGLIAALLFARLAPASRHFRPTPLHWAHLRAGFALHLRDGALPWLFAEGFLLMGGFVTLFNYISYRLLAPPYLLSQAIVGCISAVYLIGMYSSARVGALADKLGRRRVLWVVTATMLAGVLVTLARPLPVVLLGMLIFTFGFFGAHSVASSWIGRRARQARGQASSLYLLAYYLGGSIAGTLGGYWWHLAGWPGVALFIAALLLAALLVAVRLIRVPPLTAA
- a CDS encoding L-rhamnose mutarotase — protein: MKRYGSVIRLHPEKVEEYKRLHAAVWPDVLRMISACNIRNYSIYLRKLDDGQPVLFSYFEYVGTDYAADMAKMAADPTTQRWWSVCIPCQHPLETRAAGEWWAGMEEVFHWDGAASRA
- a CDS encoding L-rhamnose/proton symporter RhaT; the protein is MNNPVVSNPLLGVALHAVGATFAATCYTPEKRIRGWSWQSYWLTQAAFCWFILPLVVAWLTIPELGAVLREAPTSAMRNAFLLGAAYGIGGTAFGISIRYIGFSLTYAIAVGLSSVLGTLIPPLVKGTLFTTLSRPGAEWIVAGILVGIVGIAGTGIAGRLKEKDLTAASARGSFSLGKGLALSLLAGVLSAVYGFALEAGDPIADVATAHGAGVWRGNVVYVFSNTGAFLTTALYCLFLHVRQGTLREVVALPATAPAGARLSVNWGLAVLTGTFWYGQFFFYNLGHVRMGHYKFTSWAIHMIMLVLISNVVGIVLREWRNCRRLTDQTIAAALVILVGAVLLLTYGNYVGDLAAAIH